One genomic window of Acidobacteriota bacterium includes the following:
- the atpA gene encoding F0F1 ATP synthase subunit alpha: protein MAIKADEISQIIRSQIQDYHTGLVVSEVGTVISAGDGIARVHGLDKVMALELVEFPNDVYGLAFNLEEDNVGAVLFGEFHQVKEGDQVKRTGRIMQVPAGQAMLGRVVDALGRPEDGKGPIATDANMPVERLAPGVVDRQPVAEPLQTGLKAIDSMIPIGRGQRELIIGDRQTGKTAVAIDSIINQRDSGVISIYVAIGQKRSTVAQVVKTLEDAGVMDRCVVISASSSDPATMQYLSPYSGCAIGEYFRDRGQHALIIYDDLSKHAASYREISLLMRRPPGREAFPGDVFYLHSRLLERAAKLSDERGGGSLTALPVIETQAGDISAYIPTNVISITDGQIYLETDLFYSGVRPAISVGVSVSRVGGSAQMKAMKQIAGTLRLDLAQYRELAAFAQFGSDLDPTSQRQLARGVRLTELLKQPQYAPLAVEKQILIIFAGTQGHLDDLEVTDLGDFEAGLYRFMDTNKASVLQEILDKGSLDDELSQKMNAAISEFKERFLAEKAA, encoded by the coding sequence ATGGCGATCAAGGCGGACGAGATCAGTCAGATCATTAGAAGTCAGATCCAGGACTACCACACGGGACTGGTGGTCAGCGAGGTGGGAACCGTCATCTCGGCAGGTGACGGAATTGCCCGGGTTCACGGCTTGGACAAGGTCATGGCCCTGGAACTGGTGGAGTTTCCCAACGACGTTTACGGCTTGGCCTTCAATCTGGAGGAGGACAACGTGGGCGCCGTGCTGTTCGGTGAATTTCATCAGGTGAAGGAGGGAGACCAGGTGAAGCGGACCGGCCGCATCATGCAGGTTCCCGCCGGACAAGCCATGTTGGGGCGGGTCGTGGATGCCCTGGGCCGGCCCGAGGACGGCAAGGGACCCATCGCCACCGACGCCAACATGCCCGTCGAGCGTCTGGCGCCCGGTGTCGTGGACCGGCAACCGGTGGCCGAGCCGTTGCAGACCGGGCTGAAGGCCATCGACTCCATGATCCCCATCGGGCGCGGACAGCGGGAGCTGATCATCGGCGACCGTCAGACGGGAAAGACCGCCGTCGCCATCGACTCCATCATCAACCAGCGGGACTCGGGGGTCATCTCCATCTACGTGGCCATCGGCCAGAAGCGTTCCACCGTAGCCCAGGTGGTCAAGACTCTGGAGGATGCGGGCGTCATGGACCGCTGCGTGGTGATCTCGGCCTCGTCATCGGATCCAGCCACCATGCAGTATCTGTCGCCCTATTCCGGCTGCGCCATCGGCGAATACTTTCGGGACCGGGGCCAGCATGCGCTCATCATCTACGACGACCTGTCCAAGCACGCGGCCTCGTACCGGGAGATTTCCCTGCTCATGAGGCGGCCGCCGGGGCGCGAGGCGTTCCCGGGGGACGTCTTCTATCTCCACAGCCGCCTGTTGGAGCGCGCCGCCAAGCTGAGCGACGAACGGGGAGGCGGCAGCCTGACGGCGTTGCCCGTGATCGAGACCCAGGCGGGAGACATTTCCGCTTACATTCCCACCAACGTCATTTCCATCACCGATGGCCAGATTTACCTGGAGACGGATCTGTTCTATTCCGGGGTCCGTCCCGCCATCAGTGTGGGGGTCTCGGTGAGCCGGGTGGGAGGATCGGCCCAGATGAAGGCCATGAAGCAGATCGCCGGCACCCTTCGCCTCGATTTGGCGCAGTACCGGGAGCTGGCGGCATTTGCCCAGTTCGGATCGGACCTGGATCCCACTTCGCAGCGGCAATTGGCCCGGGGCGTGCGCCTGACCGAGCTTCTGAAGCAACCCCAGTACGCGCCACTGGCCGTGGAGAAACAGATCCTGATCATATTTGCGGGCACGCAAGGGCACTTGGACGACTTGGAAGTGACGGATCTCGGCGACTTCGAAGCCGGTCTCTACCGCTTCATGGATACCAACAAGGCCAGCGTCTTGCAGGAGATCCTGGACAAGGGGTCCCTGGACGACGAGTTGTCCCAGAAGATGAACGCAGCCATTTCCGAGTTCAAGGAGCGTTTTCTGGCCGAGAAAGCGGCCTGA
- the atpG gene encoding ATP synthase F1 subunit gamma, producing MPGNLIHFRRRVRSVKNIQQITRAMKLVAASKLKRAQDRIVAARPYANRMLSVLNSMARRIDPGQHPLLAQRDRERVMLVVVTGDRGLCGSFNSNIIRSAMGFIEDEAANRTLSLTLVGRRGVDWFKSRPWPVRHEFVNIMTRVDHRYAREIGKGIIDYFSASELDAVYLVYNEFKSVVRQDVVLEPLLPIRRLEIKEAEQEADLGVDYIYEQPPREMLDFLLPRHVETQIFRAMLESEAAEHGARMTAMDAATRNAKEMIDKLTLTMNRIRQASITTEIIEIVSGADALEG from the coding sequence ATGCCCGGCAACCTGATTCACTTCCGGCGGCGAGTTCGCTCGGTCAAGAACATCCAGCAGATCACCAGGGCCATGAAGCTGGTGGCCGCTTCCAAGCTGAAGCGGGCCCAGGACCGGATCGTGGCGGCCAGGCCTTACGCCAACCGGATGCTCTCGGTGCTCAATTCCATGGCTCGGCGGATCGATCCCGGCCAGCACCCGCTTCTGGCACAGCGGGACCGCGAAAGAGTGATGCTGGTGGTCGTCACGGGCGACCGCGGGCTCTGCGGATCCTTCAATTCCAACATCATCCGATCGGCCATGGGCTTCATCGAGGACGAGGCGGCCAACCGGACGCTGAGCCTGACGCTGGTCGGGCGGCGGGGTGTGGATTGGTTCAAGAGCCGGCCCTGGCCCGTGCGCCACGAGTTCGTGAACATCATGACCCGGGTGGATCACCGTTACGCCCGGGAGATCGGCAAGGGGATCATCGACTATTTCTCGGCCAGCGAACTGGATGCCGTCTACCTGGTGTACAACGAGTTCAAATCCGTGGTGCGCCAGGACGTGGTCCTGGAGCCTTTGCTGCCGATCCGGCGCCTCGAAATCAAGGAGGCCGAGCAGGAAGCGGATTTGGGAGTCGACTACATCTACGAGCAGCCGCCCCGTGAGATGCTGGACTTTCTGCTTCCGCGGCACGTGGAGACTCAGATCTTCCGGGCGATGCTGGAGTCGGAGGCGGCCGAACACGGAGCTCGAATGACGGCCATGGACGCCGCCACCAGGAACGCCAAGGAGATGATCGACAAGTTGACCCTGACCATGAACCGTATCCGGCAGGCTTCCATCACCACGGAGATCATCGAGATCGTCAGCGGAGCGGACGCCCTGGAAGGGTGA
- the atpD gene encoding F0F1 ATP synthase subunit beta, which produces MSENVGKVLQIIGPVLDIEFDSEHVPHIYNAVHVTSEGFESDVEIDLTAEVAQHLGEGVVRCISMQPTDGVVRGMKAVDQGEPITVPVGRETLGRVLGVLGEPVDQMGEVGAKVRFPIHRPAPSLESQSTETEMFETGIKVIDLIEPFSKGGKIGLFGGAGVGKTVIIMELINRIATHHGGFSVFAGVGERTREGNDLWLEMKDSGVIDKAALIYGQMTEPPGARLRVGLTGLTVAEYFRDEEGQDVLLFIDNIFRFTQAGSEVSALLGRMPSAVGYQPNLATEMGELQERITSTKKGSITSIQAIYVPADDYTDPAPATAFAHLDATTNLDRAIFEQGLYPAVDPLASTSRILDPRIIGEEHYTVARTVQGILQRYKDLQDIIAILGIDELSEEDKLTVSRARKVQRFLSQPFYVAEQFTGLPGVYVSVEDAIAGFKEICEGKYDDLPEQAFYMVGGIDEVLEKAKALEQEVA; this is translated from the coding sequence ATGTCTGAGAACGTCGGGAAAGTCCTGCAGATCATCGGTCCGGTTCTGGACATCGAGTTCGATTCGGAACATGTCCCCCACATCTACAACGCCGTCCACGTCACCTCGGAGGGTTTCGAAAGCGACGTGGAGATCGACCTCACCGCCGAAGTGGCGCAGCATCTGGGCGAGGGTGTCGTCAGGTGCATCTCCATGCAGCCGACCGACGGCGTAGTGCGGGGCATGAAGGCCGTGGACCAGGGTGAGCCCATCACGGTCCCGGTTGGCCGGGAAACGCTGGGCCGGGTACTCGGTGTTCTGGGCGAGCCGGTGGACCAGATGGGAGAAGTGGGAGCCAAGGTGCGATTTCCCATCCATCGCCCTGCGCCCAGCCTTGAGTCCCAGAGCACCGAGACCGAGATGTTCGAGACCGGAATCAAGGTGATCGACCTGATCGAGCCTTTCTCCAAGGGTGGCAAGATCGGCCTCTTCGGCGGCGCCGGCGTGGGAAAGACCGTCATCATCATGGAACTGATCAACCGGATCGCCACTCACCACGGCGGGTTCTCCGTATTCGCCGGGGTGGGGGAGCGGACCCGGGAGGGGAACGACCTCTGGCTGGAGATGAAGGATTCGGGGGTCATCGACAAGGCCGCCCTGATCTACGGTCAGATGACCGAACCTCCGGGAGCCCGGCTGCGGGTCGGCCTGACCGGACTGACGGTGGCCGAGTACTTCCGGGACGAGGAAGGGCAGGACGTGCTCCTGTTCATCGACAACATCTTCCGCTTCACCCAAGCGGGTTCCGAGGTCTCGGCCCTGTTGGGACGGATGCCCTCCGCGGTGGGCTACCAGCCCAATCTGGCCACCGAGATGGGAGAGCTCCAGGAGCGGATCACCAGCACCAAGAAAGGTTCCATCACGTCGATCCAGGCCATCTACGTGCCGGCGGACGACTACACCGATCCGGCGCCGGCCACGGCGTTCGCCCACCTGGACGCCACCACCAACCTGGACCGCGCCATCTTCGAGCAGGGCCTCTACCCGGCCGTGGATCCCCTGGCGTCCACCAGCCGCATCCTGGATCCCAGAATCATCGGCGAGGAGCACTACACCGTGGCCCGCACCGTCCAGGGGATTCTCCAGCGCTACAAGGATCTCCAGGACATCATCGCCATCCTTGGCATCGACGAACTCTCGGAGGAGGACAAGCTCACGGTGAGCCGGGCCCGGAAGGTCCAGAGGTTCCTCTCCCAGCCCTTCTATGTGGCCGAGCAGTTCACCGGACTTCCCGGCGTCTACGTCAGCGTCGAAGACGCCATCGCCGGCTTCAAGGAGATCTGCGAAGGCAAGTACGACGACCTTCCCGAGCAGGCCTTCTACATGGTGGGCGGCATCGACGAGGTCCTGGAGAAGGCCAAGGCGCTGGAGCAGGAGGTCGCCTGA
- the atpC gene encoding ATP synthase F1 subunit epsilon — protein sequence MALPEALQLEIVAPDRLVFSGEVGEVTIPGAEGYLGILPGHAPLLSELKTGVISYPEGEDRVQLFCSSGFAEVLPDRVIVLAEQVASPQEIDASQARADKEKAEEMLRSRDPGTDYQAALILLDQASTRLQLVE from the coding sequence GTGGCGCTACCCGAGGCCCTTCAGTTGGAGATCGTGGCGCCCGACCGGCTGGTCTTCAGTGGCGAAGTGGGCGAGGTCACCATACCGGGGGCGGAAGGGTACCTGGGCATCCTTCCCGGCCACGCGCCGCTCCTTTCCGAGTTGAAGACGGGCGTCATCTCCTACCCCGAGGGTGAAGACCGCGTCCAACTGTTTTGCAGCTCCGGGTTTGCCGAAGTCCTTCCCGACCGGGTGATCGTCCTGGCCGAGCAGGTGGCATCCCCCCAAGAGATCGACGCCTCCCAAGCCCGGGCGGACAAGGAAAAGGCCGAGGAGATGCTCCGCTCCCGGGATCCCGGGACCGACTACCAGGCCGCCCTCATCCTTTTGGATCAGGCTTCCACGCGGCTGCAACTGGTGGAATAA
- a CDS encoding efflux RND transporter permease subunit produces MNLTRFAISNDRLTAVILLATLLGGVIAIRTMEQTMDPGFTIRTCQIVTGFPGANPERVEDLVTDQIEKAVQEIPEIDFVSSTSKTGISIVSVNIRNEFNDMRPIWDNVRRKVEAVARHLPEGASQPQVNDEFGAVYGTIVAVTGDGFDYRELKDVAQQLRDALLRLANAGRVDIVGMQDERIFVTYNDVRLAELQLSVSQISQILESRNILISGGSIVEGRERFELEPSGSFETVEQLKRTVISAPDQPEFLHLEDIAEVTRGYVDPPESMVRANGRPALAVAVSVREGGNVVALGKELREALDRLRGRYPLGIDLDIVAFEPVRVENKVNDFAISVLQAVVIVLGCMLLMLGLRTGLVVAALVPCALLTSLLVMAWLDLGLNQMTLASLIIALGMLVDNAIVMSESIMVAMSHGTPRVQAAVQSAKELRVPLLTSSLTTSAAFLPIYLAEGSMGEYTGVLFVVVTIALLSSWLLALTVVPLLCSRFLRVPAAERGQEYASLFYRAYRVLLLAMVRIPLLSTAVAVVVFVVSLWGFSRVPKVFFPGDDTPMMTAEFKAPIGTSIEETRRFAEEFDNFVREELAGNPERPDGVVSWSTYVGQGAPRFTLTYGPEPPSPEYAYGLFNLTAANVLPELARKIERFCEDRHPSFIPSVGPLSLGSVIRNPVEIRISGNDRDQVFAIADDVKSRLRSIEGTRNVDDDWGEMTKKLTVDVDAARAKRNGVTHQDIAVSLRSILSGYKATEYREGSEIIPVTIRSVAAGRQDISKLESLNVFSQSRGTSVPLMQVADLALGWQPAKALSRNRLTTVTVSSELEGGATAAEVTRQIGEWLEETSPSWAAGIFYEIGGEVEESARSEGAIVAKLPYAALLIIILLVAQFNSIRRSLIVLLTIPLALVGTVIGLLVTAADFGFMTLLGLISLAGIVINNAIVLLDRIRIEIREKGRTPAHAVIEASQRRLRPILLTTVTTIGGLLPLWFGGGPMWETMAIAVIFGLAFATILTLGVVPVLYALLFRVKFKGFRYESAVARTASPED; encoded by the coding sequence GTGAATCTCACGCGTTTCGCCATCTCCAACGACCGTCTCACCGCCGTCATTCTCCTGGCGACTCTGCTGGGCGGCGTCATCGCCATCCGGACCATGGAGCAAACCATGGACCCCGGCTTCACGATCCGCACCTGCCAGATCGTGACCGGTTTTCCGGGCGCAAACCCGGAACGCGTCGAGGATCTGGTCACGGACCAGATCGAGAAGGCGGTCCAGGAGATCCCCGAGATCGACTTCGTGAGCAGCACCTCGAAGACCGGAATTTCCATCGTTTCCGTGAATATCCGAAACGAGTTCAATGACATGCGTCCGATTTGGGACAACGTGCGGCGCAAGGTGGAAGCGGTCGCCCGCCACCTCCCCGAGGGCGCGTCTCAGCCGCAGGTGAACGACGAGTTCGGCGCCGTCTACGGAACGATCGTGGCCGTGACGGGAGACGGATTCGACTACCGCGAACTGAAGGACGTGGCGCAGCAACTGCGGGACGCGCTGCTCAGGCTCGCCAACGCCGGCCGCGTGGACATCGTGGGGATGCAGGACGAGCGCATCTTCGTCACGTACAACGACGTCCGGCTGGCCGAGCTGCAGCTCTCCGTAAGCCAGATCAGCCAGATTCTCGAGTCCCGCAACATCCTGATCTCCGGCGGAAGCATCGTGGAAGGGCGGGAGCGTTTCGAGTTGGAGCCGTCGGGGAGCTTCGAAACGGTGGAGCAATTGAAGCGGACCGTTATCAGCGCACCCGACCAACCGGAATTCCTGCACCTGGAGGACATCGCGGAGGTGACTCGCGGCTACGTCGATCCCCCCGAGAGCATGGTGCGAGCCAACGGACGACCGGCCCTGGCCGTGGCGGTCTCGGTTCGAGAGGGCGGCAATGTCGTCGCGCTCGGAAAGGAATTGCGGGAAGCGCTCGACCGGCTGCGGGGCCGGTATCCGCTCGGGATCGATCTGGACATCGTGGCCTTCGAGCCGGTCCGTGTCGAGAACAAGGTCAACGATTTCGCCATCAGCGTTCTGCAGGCCGTCGTCATCGTGCTGGGCTGCATGCTGCTCATGCTCGGCCTTCGCACCGGTCTGGTGGTCGCGGCCCTGGTGCCCTGCGCCCTCCTGACCAGCCTCCTCGTGATGGCGTGGTTGGACCTGGGACTGAACCAGATGACGCTGGCCTCGTTGATCATCGCCTTGGGCATGCTGGTGGACAATGCCATCGTCATGAGCGAATCCATCATGGTCGCCATGTCCCACGGAACTCCGCGCGTGCAGGCTGCCGTCCAGTCCGCCAAGGAGCTGCGCGTTCCATTGCTGACCTCTTCGCTGACGACCTCGGCCGCGTTTTTGCCGATCTATCTCGCAGAAGGCAGCATGGGCGAGTACACCGGGGTCCTGTTCGTCGTCGTCACCATCGCGCTCCTCAGTTCCTGGCTGCTGGCGTTGACGGTCGTCCCCCTCCTGTGCTCCCGGTTCCTGCGCGTTCCCGCCGCCGAGCGCGGACAGGAATACGCGAGTCTCTTCTATCGAGCTTACCGGGTACTCCTGCTGGCCATGGTAAGAATCCCCCTTCTTTCTACGGCTGTCGCCGTGGTGGTTTTCGTGGTCTCGCTCTGGGGATTCTCAAGGGTTCCCAAAGTGTTCTTCCCCGGCGACGACACGCCGATGATGACGGCCGAGTTCAAGGCGCCCATCGGCACCTCCATCGAGGAGACCCGGCGGTTTGCCGAGGAATTCGACAACTTTGTCCGGGAAGAACTTGCCGGCAACCCGGAACGTCCCGACGGAGTGGTCTCCTGGTCCACCTACGTCGGTCAGGGAGCGCCCCGTTTCACGCTCACCTATGGACCCGAACCACCGAGCCCGGAGTACGCCTATGGCCTGTTCAATCTCACGGCGGCGAATGTCCTTCCCGAGTTGGCGCGGAAGATCGAGCGATTCTGCGAAGACCGGCATCCTTCCTTCATTCCGTCGGTCGGCCCGCTCTCCCTCGGATCCGTGATCCGGAACCCGGTGGAGATCCGGATCTCCGGCAACGACCGGGATCAGGTGTTCGCGATTGCGGACGACGTCAAGAGCCGTCTTCGCTCCATCGAAGGGACCCGGAACGTGGACGACGACTGGGGTGAGATGACCAAGAAGTTGACCGTCGATGTCGATGCCGCTCGAGCGAAGCGCAACGGCGTGACTCATCAGGACATCGCGGTCTCGCTGAGGTCGATTCTGAGCGGGTACAAGGCGACCGAGTATCGCGAAGGATCCGAGATCATCCCGGTGACGATTCGGTCCGTGGCGGCCGGCCGGCAGGACATCTCGAAACTGGAGAGCCTGAACGTCTTCTCCCAGAGCCGGGGCACGTCCGTGCCCTTGATGCAGGTGGCCGATCTGGCGCTCGGCTGGCAGCCGGCCAAGGCTCTGAGCCGGAACCGGCTGACCACCGTCACCGTATCGAGTGAACTGGAAGGCGGCGCCACCGCAGCCGAGGTCACCCGGCAGATCGGCGAGTGGCTGGAGGAAACGTCGCCGTCCTGGGCTGCCGGGATCTTTTACGAAATCGGAGGCGAGGTGGAGGAGTCCGCGCGCAGCGAGGGAGCGATCGTTGCCAAGCTTCCCTATGCGGCATTGCTGATCATCATCTTGCTGGTGGCGCAGTTCAATTCGATTCGCCGGTCTCTGATCGTCCTGCTGACGATTCCTCTTGCACTGGTGGGAACCGTGATCGGCCTGCTCGTGACGGCAGCCGATTTTGGATTCATGACCCTGCTCGGGCTTATCTCCCTGGCTGGCATCGTGATCAACAATGCGATCGTCCTGCTCGACCGGATCAGAATCGAGATCCGGGAGAAAGGCCGCACCCCCGCGCATGCCGTGATCGAGGCGTCCCAGCGCCGGTTGCGGCCCATCCTGCTGACCACCGTCACCACCATCGGCGGACTCTTGCCACTCTGGTTCGGAGGCGGCCCCATGTGGGAGACCATGGCAATCGCAGTGATCTTCGGCCTGGCGTTCGCGACGATTCTCACCCTGGGCGTGGTGCCGGTGCTCTACGCGCTCCTGTTTCGGGTGAAGTTCAAAGGTTTCCGCTACGAATCGGCGGTGGCGCGCACGGCGTCCCCCGAGGACTGA
- a CDS encoding efflux RND transporter periplasmic adaptor subunit encodes MALGGGSCGSGERPQEPLPEPRPRPVKSVEVSAQGGARVLRFTGVAKAERSAGLAFRVSGRVHKLHVEQGEIVQEGALIAEIDPVDLEIQVREIEASLSEAKAREVLATSEFQRIQGLYETDSVSQGDFESALAQRESARSRVESAQQRLELSKLQVGYATLRAPVACAIAEVKAEEGEFLQAGSPVVEMVTGRTPQVEISVPENLISQIRGGTAATVTFSAFPGRTFAGRVRNVGIVPSQGVATYPATIELQRTWRDESGTSKGVPIAPGMTVEAEIESSSDDASSRLVVPLSAIASDREGTFAYIVEFGSDNLGFARRRAVETGRLVAGGIEVLTGLSSGDQVITAGVSRLQDGQKVRRIAPPQRQQ; translated from the coding sequence ATGGCGCTCGGCGGCGGGTCCTGTGGATCCGGAGAGCGCCCGCAGGAACCACTTCCGGAACCTCGGCCCCGTCCGGTCAAGTCCGTTGAGGTGTCCGCCCAGGGTGGAGCCCGGGTCCTCCGTTTCACCGGCGTTGCGAAAGCAGAGAGGAGTGCCGGCCTCGCCTTCCGAGTCTCCGGCAGGGTCCACAAGTTGCATGTCGAGCAGGGGGAAATCGTCCAGGAGGGAGCATTGATCGCAGAAATCGACCCGGTGGATCTGGAGATCCAGGTGCGCGAAATCGAAGCCTCCCTGTCCGAAGCCAAGGCCCGGGAGGTTCTGGCGACTTCAGAATTCCAGAGAATCCAAGGCTTGTACGAGACGGACAGCGTCTCGCAGGGCGATTTCGAGTCGGCTCTGGCGCAACGCGAATCGGCGCGGTCGCGTGTCGAATCGGCCCAACAGAGACTGGAGCTGTCCAAGCTGCAAGTCGGCTACGCCACACTGCGGGCGCCCGTCGCCTGCGCCATCGCCGAAGTCAAGGCGGAAGAGGGCGAGTTCCTCCAGGCCGGGTCGCCGGTGGTGGAGATGGTGACCGGACGGACTCCACAGGTCGAGATCAGCGTCCCCGAGAACCTGATCTCCCAGATACGAGGCGGCACAGCCGCGACCGTGACCTTCTCCGCGTTTCCGGGACGCACTTTCGCCGGCCGTGTGAGAAACGTGGGAATCGTCCCCTCCCAAGGGGTCGCCACCTACCCGGCGACCATCGAACTGCAGCGCACATGGCGCGACGAGTCGGGCACTTCGAAGGGCGTTCCCATCGCTCCGGGCATGACCGTCGAGGCAGAGATCGAATCCTCCTCCGACGATGCCTCGTCCCGTCTCGTGGTCCCGTTGAGCGCCATCGCCTCCGATCGGGAAGGCACTTTCGCCTATATCGTCGAATTCGGCAGCGACAATCTGGGTTTCGCGCGGCGGCGGGCCGTAGAAACGGGGCGGCTGGTGGCCGGCGGCATTGAAGTCCTGACAGGGCTCTCCTCGGGGGACCAGGTGATCACCGCCGGCGTCAGCCGACTCCAGGACGGGCAGAAAGTGCGCCGGATCGCTCCGCCGCAGAGACAGCAGTGA